In Castanea sativa cultivar Marrone di Chiusa Pesio chromosome 6, ASM4071231v1, a single window of DNA contains:
- the LOC142639753 gene encoding F-box protein At3g07870-like, giving the protein MDIFSRLPITTILQCKCVCKTWFNIISDPYFIKLHHARAPVSLILRASGNFFSRWYVLALEGWDKHDSFVPLKQLPREISHLGETLQFETWCNGLLCISAFSPKNPVTNYVLNVITGEYMRLPKPKPKSEGFKRTIRGFGFSQATKRYKVIQEIYEDRRPLPTHQHHHTSQLEVYTLGTENWRNIGDLPSPFAKPDYQKNSCAFLNGALHWLVQPYNDSTFICHFDIENEQLKTFPGPPVQYFSQVEEMNLGVSGGFLYLSENHLTSCSVEIWVMKDYGIKKSWTKEFVISNTQWYFAPVQILNYGLKTKMEAIEGSELVYVLHDFSLYAYNARGYNEHQLGVRGISTSYSMYPYVPSLVSLKEAVIGESSQELIKTIQSLAEENQSSGLYSSIISMTDKIESAFIRLASLGAKPGVKLKPNP; this is encoded by the exons ATGGATATTTTCTCCAGACTTCCCATCACGACCATCCTTCAATGTAAGTGTGTTTGTAAGACCTGGTTCAATATAATCTCTGACCCGTATTTCATTAAGTTACACCATGCAAGAGCACCTGTCAGTCTTATTTTACGGGCCTCTGGTAACTTTTTTAGCAGATGGTATGTACTTGCACTTGAAGGTTGGGACAAACATGATTCTTTTGTTCCACTAAAGCAGCTGCCACGAGAGATTAGCCATCTGGGTGAAACACTGCAATTCGAAACCTGGTGCAATGGCTTGCTATGCATCAGCGCATTTAGTCCCAAAAATCCAGTTACTAATTACGTGCTAAATGTAATTACAGGAGAGTACATGAGGcttccaaaaccaaaacccaaaagtgAGGGTTTCAAAAGAACAATACGTGGGTTTGGTTTCAGCCAAGCCACTAAGCGATACAAGGTGATTCAAGAAATTTATGAAGATAGGAGGCCTTTGCCGACGCACCAACATCATCATACATCTCAGCTTGAGGTATACACACTTGGTACAGAGAATTGGAGAAATATTGGAGATCTCCCATCTCCATTTGCTAAAccagattatcaaaaaaattcttGTGCATTCCTGAATGGTGCTCTGCACTGGTTGGTTCAGCCTTATAACGACTCCACATTTATATGTCATTTTGACATTGAGAATGAGCAACTTAAAACATTCCCGGGACCCCCAGTTCAATACTTTTCGCAAGTCGAGGAAATGAATTTGGGAGTATCAGGAGGTTTCCTCTACTTAAGTGAGAACCATCTGACGTCTTGTTCTGTTGAAATTTGGGTTATGAAGGATTATGGCATCAAGAAATCTTGGACTAAAGAGTTTGTTATCTCTAATACGCAATGGTATTTTGCACCCGTACAGATTTTGAACTATggtctaaaaacaaaaatggaagcAATCGAGGGTTCTGAATTAGTATATGTTTTGCATGATTTCAGTCTTTATGCCTACAATGCTAGAGGATATAATGAGCACCAACTTGGGGTTCGTGGTATTTCTACGTCCTACAGTATGTATCCTTACGTACCCAGCCTTGTTTCACTCAAGGAAGCTGTGATTGGGGAAAGTTCACAG GAGCTCATCAAGACCATCCAATCTCTTGCAGAAGAAAATCAGTCGAGTGGATTATATTCCTCCATAATTTCAATGACAGATAAAATAGAATCAGCGTTCATCAGGCTGGCTAGTCTAGGTGCTAAGCCTGGAGTAAAACTGAAGCCTAATCCTTGA